From the Pungitius pungitius chromosome 6, fPunPun2.1, whole genome shotgun sequence genome, one window contains:
- the LOC119196302 gene encoding C-C motif chemokine 4-like: MTGRTPLTEEHHHLYPEHTMRTLSCTVGLLLCFYCCTAMPRAVNMSPGLCCFHFFTQRVPSKQIVSIIETDNDCPQKAFVVRTAKGREICVGPNVNWAQEAFERKQVTGD; encoded by the exons ATGACTGGAAGGACACCGCTGACAGAAGAGCATCATCACTTGTACCCTGAACACACCATGAGGACGCTGAGCTGCACCGTGGGACTCCTGCTGTGCTTCTACTGCTGCACCGCCATGC CGCGTGCAGTAAACATGTCACCTGGGTTGTGCTGCTTTCATTTCTTCACACAAAGGGTGCCGTCTAAACAAATCGTCTCCATCATCGAGACTGACAACGACTGTCCACAAAAGGCATTTGT GGTCAGAACTGCCAAAGGCAGGGAGATCTGCGTGGGCCCCAACGTGAACTGGGCTCAGGAAGCCTTCGAGCGGAAGCAAGTCACCGGGGACTAG
- the znf276 gene encoding zinc finger protein 276 isoform X2 has product MKKKSRRPKPSEATQQPSRTRSAEAVSEDERPPGLRGRPRRSRPATTDSLYHASTAAEDKSDNSQTPPEEKSRASGRLSTALCRLCHGKFSPRSLRRAFDKWPQDSNDVESDAAVQSPLLFHADFQRLVGVQLDRDPRLSEFICKKCHSKFYKCHSILLRFLQRVNLPPVGKDNLKSWKKCSEASTTPQSISSDPECLHRLVSWAHHHGEACPCCPNLREVLEERCWGSVKAVWGCVDGHSYVMDAQCAAAPYAGDLCGGTLGGGPGSGGILEQDDEGQPSGNGSMGALARSSPPALPAQTESSAPTDWTDNTEDVTSHQGASPAPAQLKDRAADSDVSDRFNSEDDFEESRRGDLSYDEMFEPYADERARRVTAASKRRRSPKALVEVKIKKKPGPKPGWKNKLKPKGEELPNIYKCPYQGCTAVYRAPDGLKKHIKEHHEEVKERPCPHPGCNKVFMIDRYLQRHVKLIHTEERNYICDQCGQTFKQRKHLSVHQMRHSGAKPLQCEVCGFQCRQRASLKYHMTKHKAEADLEFACLMCGKRFEKAHNLNVHMSMVHPLIQAKVQRSSQQQAPPPPPSYSDLHAIALTGEVVQQDHDR; this is encoded by the exons atgaagaagaaaagcagacGTCCAAAGCCATCGGAGGCTACGCAACAGCCCAGCAGGACGCGCTCCGCGGAGGCCGTCAGTGAGGACGAGAGGCCGCCTGGACTCAGAGGGAGACCTCGGAGGAGCAGGCCGGCGACCACGGACAGTTTGTACCACGCATCCACAGCCGCAGAAGACAAGAGCGACAACTCACAGACACCTCCAGAGGAGAAGTCCAGGGCGTCAG GCAGACTTTCAACGGCCCTCTGTCGCCTCTGTCATGGCAAGTTCTCTCCACGCAGCCTGCGGCGCGCCTTCGACAAATGGCCCCAGGACTCCAACGACGTGGAGTCGGACGCCGCCGTCCAGTCGCCCCTTCTGTTCCACGCGGACTTCCAGCGGCTGGTCGGGGTCCAGTTGGACCGCGACCCCCGCCTGTCGGAGTTCATCTGCAAGAAATGCCACTCCAAGTTCTACAAGTGCCACAGCATCCTGCTCAGGTTTCTGCAGAGAGTCAACCTCCCACCTGTTGGGAAGGATAACTTAAAAAGCTG gaagaAGTGTTCAGAAGCCTCAACAA CACCACAGTCCATCTCCTCGGACCCTGAGTGCCTCCACCGCCTGGTGTCCTGGGCCCACCACCACGGGGAGGCCTGCCCCTGCTGCCCCAACCTGagggaggtgctggaggagcgGTGCTGGGGCTCCGTCAAAGCCGTTTGGGGCTGCGTCGACGGCCACAGCTACGTCATGGACGCTCAGTGCGCCGCGGCCCCCTACGCCGGGGACCTCTGCGGCGGGACGTTGGGGGGTGGCCCCGGTAGCGGAGGGATTCTGGAGCAGGACGATGAAGGGCAACCCAGCGGGAATGGAAGTATGGGCGCTCTGGCTCGGTCCAGTCCGCCTGCACTTCCTGCACAGACGGAGAGCTCTGCGCCGACGGACTGGACCGACAACACAGAAG ACGTCACCAGTCACCAGGGGGCGTCTCCTGCTCCGGCCCAGCTGAAGGACAGGGCCGCTGACAGCGACGTGTCAGACAG GTTCAACTCTGAGGACGACTTTGAGGAGAGCCGAAGAGGAGACTTATCCTACGACGAGATGTTTGAGCCGTATGCAGACGAGAG AGCGCGCAGGGTGACCGCCGCcagcaagagaagaagaagcccaAAGGCTTTGGTGGAggtcaaaataaagaaaaaaccaGGGCCCAAACCCGGCTGGAAGAACAAGCTCAAACCTAAAGG AGAGGAGCTACCCAACATCTACAAGTGTCCGTATCAGGGATGCACCGCCGTCTACCGAGCTCCAGATGGCCTGAAG AAGCACATCAAGGAGCACcacgaggaggtgaaggagcgACCCTGCCCTCATCCCGGCTGCAACAAGGTGTTCATGATCGACCGCTACCTGCAGCGCCACGTCAAGCTCATCCACACGG AGGAAAGGAACTACATTTGTGACCAGTGTGGCCAAACCTTCAAACAGAGGAAACACCTCTCAGTTCACCAGATGAGACATTCAGGGGCCAAGCCACTACA ATGCGAGGTGTGCGGCTTCCAGTGTCGCCAGCGAGCGTCGCTCAAATACCACATGACCAAGCACAAGGCGGAGGCCGACCTGGAGTTTGCGTGCCTGATGTGCGGAAAGCGCTTCGAGAAAGCCCACAACCTGAACGTGCACATGTCCATGGTGCACCCACTCATTCAGGCCAAGGTTCAGAGAAGCAGCCAGcagcaagccccgccccctcctccgtcTTACTCAGACCTGCACGCCATAGCTCTGACCGGGGAGGTGGTTCAGCAAGACCACGACAGATGA
- the vps9d1 gene encoding VPS9 domain-containing protein 1 isoform X2, which translates to MATADSGAKPLQNAMKMAKVAIHLDGENKHKEAYCEYLRTINYISHSLLEEASSQEDGDVVEVERMLRLAEQCLERSKSFLGKRSEPPNLPAASASFSHLPGQSEQSPLQPAAIAADAAPLSDIPVKATGHHRVLSDGDGEVSPFLPPEVFQRLQTVESQDASKKPLTPIEEASRLNQKLKANYEARLARLTPGQAYQKTSLTLSLQRQMMENLIIAKARQDALQRKMEERRLRLQEEANRRFAASGGMTTEEQEQRILYANVLEYEQDHDWPKLWKANMRKNPEDDALVSGLVSYLLSRSDHPVVKLLRKHQYRVYNRLYPIVSKGLPHSPALPLRHSCSTHSLHHTETQKRPTRGSSLGGYSFSAGLSPSRSHHLHSDYGDEEGEEPHEQASVDRENSFEDLEQFLTQLDWAPLHGSTDDPGSCSELTFDPSTQREQEVLELEMRALTEHLKAVVKDIHIAIDQLLSLCLLSFECLNTASSKDLCLAIIEEAFFTPLWSALVVLFRRVHREREQAFEASMERYRDASPADVGVPLKLFPGDPDALQGSYPYESAVQELKLLIKDCCPQRKLECIVRTLRLICACAEDYRCLHEVDSLQKIAAIGADDLLPILSFVALRCQCPQLVSECAALEEFIHEGYLIGEEGYCLTSLQSALAYIESLHTGGASHPTDNPF; encoded by the exons ATGGCCACAGCTGATAGTGGGGCAAAGCCCCTTCAAAATGCTATGAAAATGGCTAAAGTCGCAATACATCTGGACGGAGAGAACAAACACAAG gaaGCATACTGTGAATACCTCCGGACGATAAACTACATATCACATTCACTGTTGGAGGAAGCTAGTTCGCAAG AGGATGGGgacgtggtggaggtggagcggATGCTGAGGCTGGCCGAGCAGTGTCTGGAGCGATCCAAGTCCTTTTTGGGGAAGAGAAGCGAGCCGCCCAACCTCcccgccgcctccgcctcctTTTCCCATTTACctggccaatcagagcagagccCTCTCCAACCGGCCGCCATTGCAGCAGACGCCG CCCCTTTATCTGATATTCCTGTCAAAGCAACCGGTCACCACAGGGTGCTGTCAGATGGTGATGGGGAGGTCTCCCCCTTCCTGCCTCCTGAGGTTTTCCAGAGACTACAAACTGTGGAATCACAGGACGCAAGCAAAAA ACCGCTGACACCCATTGAAGAAGCATCACGTTTGAACCAGAAGTTGAAAGCCAATTATGAAGCTCGTCTGGCGAGGCTCACACCTGGTCAGGCCTACCAGAAGACGTctttg ACGCTGTCTCTCCAGCGACAGATGATGGAGAACCTCATCATAGCCAAAGCCAGACAAGATGCT CTCCAGcggaagatggaggagagaagacTGAGGCTacaggaggaggccaacag GAGATTTGCAGCATCTGGTGGGATGACCACGGAGGAGCAGGAACAGCGTATTCTCTACGCCAACGTCCTGGAATATGAGCAAGACCAC gaTTGGCCCAAACTGTGGAAAGCCAACATGAGGAAGAATCCTGAGGATGACGCGTTGGTCTCGGGTCTCGTCtcctacctgctcag CCGGTCGGACCACCCGGTGGTGAAGCTGCTGAGGAAACACCAGTACCGCGTCTACAACAGGCTCTACCCCATCGTCAGTAAAGGCCTCCCCCACAGCCCTGCCCTGCCGCTGAGGCATTCCTGCAGCACCCACAGCCTGCATCATACAG AAACCCAGAAGAGACCGACCAGGGGCAGCAGCCTCGGCGGATACAGCTTCAGCGCGGGCTTGTCGCCCTCCCGCTCTCACCACTTGCATTCAGACTACGGCGACGAAGAAGGCGAGGAGCCTCACGAGCAGGCGAGTGTGGATCGGGAGAACTCGTTTGAGGATCTGGAGCAGTTCCTGACCCAGCTGGACTGGGCACCGCTCCATGGCAGCACGGACGACCCCGGTTCTTGTTCTGAGCTGACCTTCGACCCCTCAACGCAGCGAGAGCAGGAAGTGCTGGAGCTCGAGATGAGGGCGCTCACAGAACACCTGAAGGCTGTGGTCAAAGACATTCACATTGCAATTG ATCAGCTTCTGTCACTGTGTTTGCTGTCTTTTGAGTGTCTAAACACAGCCAGCTCCAAAGACCTTTGCCTCGCCATCATCGAGGAAGCCTTCTTCACGCCGTTGTGGAGCGCCCTGGTGGTTCTTTTCAG GAGGGTCCACCGGGAACGGGAGCAGGCCTTTGAAGCAAGCATGGAGCGGTACCGGGATGCCTCGCCAGCAGACGTCGGCGTCCCATTGAAACTGTTTCCCGGTGACCCTGACGCACTACAGGGATCCTACCCCTACGAGTCTGCCGTTCAGGAGCTCAAGCTTCTCATCAAAGACTGCTGTCCGCAGAGGAAATTGGAATGTATCG ttCGGACATTGCGGCTGATCTGTGCCTGTGCTGAGGATTACAGGTGCCTTCACGAGGTGGACTCCCTCCAAAAAATAGCCGCCAT CGGGGCTGATGACCTGCTGCCCATCCTGTCCTTTGTGGCCCTGCGGTGCCAGTGTCCTCAGCTGGTGTCTGAATGCGCTGCTCTGGAGGAGTTCATTCACGAAGG CTATTTGATCGGAGAGGAAGGCTACTGTCTGACCTCCCTGCAAAGTGCTTTGGCCTACATCGAGTCGTTGCACACCGGAGGAGCTTCTCATCCTACAGACAACCCCTTCTGA
- the vps9d1 gene encoding VPS9 domain-containing protein 1 isoform X1, with the protein MATADSGAKPLQNAMKMAKVAIHLDGENKHKEAYCEYLRTINYISHSLLEEASSQDSEDGDVVEVERMLRLAEQCLERSKSFLGKRSEPPNLPAASASFSHLPGQSEQSPLQPAAIAADAAPLSDIPVKATGHHRVLSDGDGEVSPFLPPEVFQRLQTVESQDASKKPLTPIEEASRLNQKLKANYEARLARLTPGQAYQKTSLTLSLQRQMMENLIIAKARQDALQRKMEERRLRLQEEANRRFAASGGMTTEEQEQRILYANVLEYEQDHDWPKLWKANMRKNPEDDALVSGLVSYLLSRSDHPVVKLLRKHQYRVYNRLYPIVSKGLPHSPALPLRHSCSTHSLHHTETQKRPTRGSSLGGYSFSAGLSPSRSHHLHSDYGDEEGEEPHEQASVDRENSFEDLEQFLTQLDWAPLHGSTDDPGSCSELTFDPSTQREQEVLELEMRALTEHLKAVVKDIHIAIDQLLSLCLLSFECLNTASSKDLCLAIIEEAFFTPLWSALVVLFRRVHREREQAFEASMERYRDASPADVGVPLKLFPGDPDALQGSYPYESAVQELKLLIKDCCPQRKLECIVRTLRLICACAEDYRCLHEVDSLQKIAAIGADDLLPILSFVALRCQCPQLVSECAALEEFIHEGYLIGEEGYCLTSLQSALAYIESLHTGGASHPTDNPF; encoded by the exons ATGGCCACAGCTGATAGTGGGGCAAAGCCCCTTCAAAATGCTATGAAAATGGCTAAAGTCGCAATACATCTGGACGGAGAGAACAAACACAAG gaaGCATACTGTGAATACCTCCGGACGATAAACTACATATCACATTCACTGTTGGAGGAAGCTAGTTCGCAAG ACTCAGAGGATGGGgacgtggtggaggtggagcggATGCTGAGGCTGGCCGAGCAGTGTCTGGAGCGATCCAAGTCCTTTTTGGGGAAGAGAAGCGAGCCGCCCAACCTCcccgccgcctccgcctcctTTTCCCATTTACctggccaatcagagcagagccCTCTCCAACCGGCCGCCATTGCAGCAGACGCCG CCCCTTTATCTGATATTCCTGTCAAAGCAACCGGTCACCACAGGGTGCTGTCAGATGGTGATGGGGAGGTCTCCCCCTTCCTGCCTCCTGAGGTTTTCCAGAGACTACAAACTGTGGAATCACAGGACGCAAGCAAAAA ACCGCTGACACCCATTGAAGAAGCATCACGTTTGAACCAGAAGTTGAAAGCCAATTATGAAGCTCGTCTGGCGAGGCTCACACCTGGTCAGGCCTACCAGAAGACGTctttg ACGCTGTCTCTCCAGCGACAGATGATGGAGAACCTCATCATAGCCAAAGCCAGACAAGATGCT CTCCAGcggaagatggaggagagaagacTGAGGCTacaggaggaggccaacag GAGATTTGCAGCATCTGGTGGGATGACCACGGAGGAGCAGGAACAGCGTATTCTCTACGCCAACGTCCTGGAATATGAGCAAGACCAC gaTTGGCCCAAACTGTGGAAAGCCAACATGAGGAAGAATCCTGAGGATGACGCGTTGGTCTCGGGTCTCGTCtcctacctgctcag CCGGTCGGACCACCCGGTGGTGAAGCTGCTGAGGAAACACCAGTACCGCGTCTACAACAGGCTCTACCCCATCGTCAGTAAAGGCCTCCCCCACAGCCCTGCCCTGCCGCTGAGGCATTCCTGCAGCACCCACAGCCTGCATCATACAG AAACCCAGAAGAGACCGACCAGGGGCAGCAGCCTCGGCGGATACAGCTTCAGCGCGGGCTTGTCGCCCTCCCGCTCTCACCACTTGCATTCAGACTACGGCGACGAAGAAGGCGAGGAGCCTCACGAGCAGGCGAGTGTGGATCGGGAGAACTCGTTTGAGGATCTGGAGCAGTTCCTGACCCAGCTGGACTGGGCACCGCTCCATGGCAGCACGGACGACCCCGGTTCTTGTTCTGAGCTGACCTTCGACCCCTCAACGCAGCGAGAGCAGGAAGTGCTGGAGCTCGAGATGAGGGCGCTCACAGAACACCTGAAGGCTGTGGTCAAAGACATTCACATTGCAATTG ATCAGCTTCTGTCACTGTGTTTGCTGTCTTTTGAGTGTCTAAACACAGCCAGCTCCAAAGACCTTTGCCTCGCCATCATCGAGGAAGCCTTCTTCACGCCGTTGTGGAGCGCCCTGGTGGTTCTTTTCAG GAGGGTCCACCGGGAACGGGAGCAGGCCTTTGAAGCAAGCATGGAGCGGTACCGGGATGCCTCGCCAGCAGACGTCGGCGTCCCATTGAAACTGTTTCCCGGTGACCCTGACGCACTACAGGGATCCTACCCCTACGAGTCTGCCGTTCAGGAGCTCAAGCTTCTCATCAAAGACTGCTGTCCGCAGAGGAAATTGGAATGTATCG ttCGGACATTGCGGCTGATCTGTGCCTGTGCTGAGGATTACAGGTGCCTTCACGAGGTGGACTCCCTCCAAAAAATAGCCGCCAT CGGGGCTGATGACCTGCTGCCCATCCTGTCCTTTGTGGCCCTGCGGTGCCAGTGTCCTCAGCTGGTGTCTGAATGCGCTGCTCTGGAGGAGTTCATTCACGAAGG CTATTTGATCGGAGAGGAAGGCTACTGTCTGACCTCCCTGCAAAGTGCTTTGGCCTACATCGAGTCGTTGCACACCGGAGGAGCTTCTCATCCTACAGACAACCCCTTCTGA
- the znf276 gene encoding zinc finger protein 276 isoform X1, protein MKKKSRRPKPSEATQQPSRTRSAEAVSEDERPPGLRGRPRRSRPATTDSLYHASTAAEDKSDNSQTPPEEKSRASAGRLSTALCRLCHGKFSPRSLRRAFDKWPQDSNDVESDAAVQSPLLFHADFQRLVGVQLDRDPRLSEFICKKCHSKFYKCHSILLRFLQRVNLPPVGKDNLKSWKKCSEASTTPQSISSDPECLHRLVSWAHHHGEACPCCPNLREVLEERCWGSVKAVWGCVDGHSYVMDAQCAAAPYAGDLCGGTLGGGPGSGGILEQDDEGQPSGNGSMGALARSSPPALPAQTESSAPTDWTDNTEDVTSHQGASPAPAQLKDRAADSDVSDRFNSEDDFEESRRGDLSYDEMFEPYADERARRVTAASKRRRSPKALVEVKIKKKPGPKPGWKNKLKPKGEELPNIYKCPYQGCTAVYRAPDGLKKHIKEHHEEVKERPCPHPGCNKVFMIDRYLQRHVKLIHTEERNYICDQCGQTFKQRKHLSVHQMRHSGAKPLQCEVCGFQCRQRASLKYHMTKHKAEADLEFACLMCGKRFEKAHNLNVHMSMVHPLIQAKVQRSSQQQAPPPPPSYSDLHAIALTGEVVQQDHDR, encoded by the exons atgaagaagaaaagcagacGTCCAAAGCCATCGGAGGCTACGCAACAGCCCAGCAGGACGCGCTCCGCGGAGGCCGTCAGTGAGGACGAGAGGCCGCCTGGACTCAGAGGGAGACCTCGGAGGAGCAGGCCGGCGACCACGGACAGTTTGTACCACGCATCCACAGCCGCAGAAGACAAGAGCGACAACTCACAGACACCTCCAGAGGAGAAGTCCAGGGCGTCAG CAGGCAGACTTTCAACGGCCCTCTGTCGCCTCTGTCATGGCAAGTTCTCTCCACGCAGCCTGCGGCGCGCCTTCGACAAATGGCCCCAGGACTCCAACGACGTGGAGTCGGACGCCGCCGTCCAGTCGCCCCTTCTGTTCCACGCGGACTTCCAGCGGCTGGTCGGGGTCCAGTTGGACCGCGACCCCCGCCTGTCGGAGTTCATCTGCAAGAAATGCCACTCCAAGTTCTACAAGTGCCACAGCATCCTGCTCAGGTTTCTGCAGAGAGTCAACCTCCCACCTGTTGGGAAGGATAACTTAAAAAGCTG gaagaAGTGTTCAGAAGCCTCAACAA CACCACAGTCCATCTCCTCGGACCCTGAGTGCCTCCACCGCCTGGTGTCCTGGGCCCACCACCACGGGGAGGCCTGCCCCTGCTGCCCCAACCTGagggaggtgctggaggagcgGTGCTGGGGCTCCGTCAAAGCCGTTTGGGGCTGCGTCGACGGCCACAGCTACGTCATGGACGCTCAGTGCGCCGCGGCCCCCTACGCCGGGGACCTCTGCGGCGGGACGTTGGGGGGTGGCCCCGGTAGCGGAGGGATTCTGGAGCAGGACGATGAAGGGCAACCCAGCGGGAATGGAAGTATGGGCGCTCTGGCTCGGTCCAGTCCGCCTGCACTTCCTGCACAGACGGAGAGCTCTGCGCCGACGGACTGGACCGACAACACAGAAG ACGTCACCAGTCACCAGGGGGCGTCTCCTGCTCCGGCCCAGCTGAAGGACAGGGCCGCTGACAGCGACGTGTCAGACAG GTTCAACTCTGAGGACGACTTTGAGGAGAGCCGAAGAGGAGACTTATCCTACGACGAGATGTTTGAGCCGTATGCAGACGAGAG AGCGCGCAGGGTGACCGCCGCcagcaagagaagaagaagcccaAAGGCTTTGGTGGAggtcaaaataaagaaaaaaccaGGGCCCAAACCCGGCTGGAAGAACAAGCTCAAACCTAAAGG AGAGGAGCTACCCAACATCTACAAGTGTCCGTATCAGGGATGCACCGCCGTCTACCGAGCTCCAGATGGCCTGAAG AAGCACATCAAGGAGCACcacgaggaggtgaaggagcgACCCTGCCCTCATCCCGGCTGCAACAAGGTGTTCATGATCGACCGCTACCTGCAGCGCCACGTCAAGCTCATCCACACGG AGGAAAGGAACTACATTTGTGACCAGTGTGGCCAAACCTTCAAACAGAGGAAACACCTCTCAGTTCACCAGATGAGACATTCAGGGGCCAAGCCACTACA ATGCGAGGTGTGCGGCTTCCAGTGTCGCCAGCGAGCGTCGCTCAAATACCACATGACCAAGCACAAGGCGGAGGCCGACCTGGAGTTTGCGTGCCTGATGTGCGGAAAGCGCTTCGAGAAAGCCCACAACCTGAACGTGCACATGTCCATGGTGCACCCACTCATTCAGGCCAAGGTTCAGAGAAGCAGCCAGcagcaagccccgccccctcctccgtcTTACTCAGACCTGCACGCCATAGCTCTGACCGGGGAGGTGGTTCAGCAAGACCACGACAGATGA
- the vps9d1 gene encoding VPS9 domain-containing protein 1 isoform X3 — translation MLRLAEQCLERSKSFLGKRSEPPNLPAASASFSHLPGQSEQSPLQPAAIAADAAPLSDIPVKATGHHRVLSDGDGEVSPFLPPEVFQRLQTVESQDASKKPLTPIEEASRLNQKLKANYEARLARLTPGQAYQKTSLTLSLQRQMMENLIIAKARQDALQRKMEERRLRLQEEANRRFAASGGMTTEEQEQRILYANVLEYEQDHDWPKLWKANMRKNPEDDALVSGLVSYLLSRSDHPVVKLLRKHQYRVYNRLYPIVSKGLPHSPALPLRHSCSTHSLHHTETQKRPTRGSSLGGYSFSAGLSPSRSHHLHSDYGDEEGEEPHEQASVDRENSFEDLEQFLTQLDWAPLHGSTDDPGSCSELTFDPSTQREQEVLELEMRALTEHLKAVVKDIHIAIDQLLSLCLLSFECLNTASSKDLCLAIIEEAFFTPLWSALVVLFRRVHREREQAFEASMERYRDASPADVGVPLKLFPGDPDALQGSYPYESAVQELKLLIKDCCPQRKLECIVRTLRLICACAEDYRCLHEVDSLQKIAAIGADDLLPILSFVALRCQCPQLVSECAALEEFIHEGYLIGEEGYCLTSLQSALAYIESLHTGGASHPTDNPF, via the exons ATGCTGAGGCTGGCCGAGCAGTGTCTGGAGCGATCCAAGTCCTTTTTGGGGAAGAGAAGCGAGCCGCCCAACCTCcccgccgcctccgcctcctTTTCCCATTTACctggccaatcagagcagagccCTCTCCAACCGGCCGCCATTGCAGCAGACGCCG CCCCTTTATCTGATATTCCTGTCAAAGCAACCGGTCACCACAGGGTGCTGTCAGATGGTGATGGGGAGGTCTCCCCCTTCCTGCCTCCTGAGGTTTTCCAGAGACTACAAACTGTGGAATCACAGGACGCAAGCAAAAA ACCGCTGACACCCATTGAAGAAGCATCACGTTTGAACCAGAAGTTGAAAGCCAATTATGAAGCTCGTCTGGCGAGGCTCACACCTGGTCAGGCCTACCAGAAGACGTctttg ACGCTGTCTCTCCAGCGACAGATGATGGAGAACCTCATCATAGCCAAAGCCAGACAAGATGCT CTCCAGcggaagatggaggagagaagacTGAGGCTacaggaggaggccaacag GAGATTTGCAGCATCTGGTGGGATGACCACGGAGGAGCAGGAACAGCGTATTCTCTACGCCAACGTCCTGGAATATGAGCAAGACCAC gaTTGGCCCAAACTGTGGAAAGCCAACATGAGGAAGAATCCTGAGGATGACGCGTTGGTCTCGGGTCTCGTCtcctacctgctcag CCGGTCGGACCACCCGGTGGTGAAGCTGCTGAGGAAACACCAGTACCGCGTCTACAACAGGCTCTACCCCATCGTCAGTAAAGGCCTCCCCCACAGCCCTGCCCTGCCGCTGAGGCATTCCTGCAGCACCCACAGCCTGCATCATACAG AAACCCAGAAGAGACCGACCAGGGGCAGCAGCCTCGGCGGATACAGCTTCAGCGCGGGCTTGTCGCCCTCCCGCTCTCACCACTTGCATTCAGACTACGGCGACGAAGAAGGCGAGGAGCCTCACGAGCAGGCGAGTGTGGATCGGGAGAACTCGTTTGAGGATCTGGAGCAGTTCCTGACCCAGCTGGACTGGGCACCGCTCCATGGCAGCACGGACGACCCCGGTTCTTGTTCTGAGCTGACCTTCGACCCCTCAACGCAGCGAGAGCAGGAAGTGCTGGAGCTCGAGATGAGGGCGCTCACAGAACACCTGAAGGCTGTGGTCAAAGACATTCACATTGCAATTG ATCAGCTTCTGTCACTGTGTTTGCTGTCTTTTGAGTGTCTAAACACAGCCAGCTCCAAAGACCTTTGCCTCGCCATCATCGAGGAAGCCTTCTTCACGCCGTTGTGGAGCGCCCTGGTGGTTCTTTTCAG GAGGGTCCACCGGGAACGGGAGCAGGCCTTTGAAGCAAGCATGGAGCGGTACCGGGATGCCTCGCCAGCAGACGTCGGCGTCCCATTGAAACTGTTTCCCGGTGACCCTGACGCACTACAGGGATCCTACCCCTACGAGTCTGCCGTTCAGGAGCTCAAGCTTCTCATCAAAGACTGCTGTCCGCAGAGGAAATTGGAATGTATCG ttCGGACATTGCGGCTGATCTGTGCCTGTGCTGAGGATTACAGGTGCCTTCACGAGGTGGACTCCCTCCAAAAAATAGCCGCCAT CGGGGCTGATGACCTGCTGCCCATCCTGTCCTTTGTGGCCCTGCGGTGCCAGTGTCCTCAGCTGGTGTCTGAATGCGCTGCTCTGGAGGAGTTCATTCACGAAGG CTATTTGATCGGAGAGGAAGGCTACTGTCTGACCTCCCTGCAAAGTGCTTTGGCCTACATCGAGTCGTTGCACACCGGAGGAGCTTCTCATCCTACAGACAACCCCTTCTGA